A single genomic interval of Mucilaginibacter boryungensis harbors:
- a CDS encoding PQQ-dependent sugar dehydrogenase has translation MKKKQLLTSFVPMILTATLLLVAPAIRSAFYQAINIDNDNAGLKIPAGFNVTIIAETGARPRHLVVTPNGLIYIKLARPNKEGKAILVLKQAADGKATIISGFGNYGGTGIYLKNGYLYASSNQEVFRYKVNANYEVINPNEPEKIITGLKMGRQHETKSIVLDNAGNIYVNIGAYSNSCQEKDREKGSMGIKGCPILDSAGGIWMFKADKPNQTYKDGVRYTTGLRNVVGLDWNQQLNQLFVMQHGRDQLHDIFPDMYTTKESALLPAECMYALKKGDNAGWPFIYYDQLQHKKIVAPEYGGDKKKEGDKSIIDPVVAFPGHLAPNGLLFYTGNQFPERYKNGAFIAFHGSWNRAPEPQAGFYVVFQPFKNGKPDGQWEVFADGFSGSPEKTASGRVDHKPCGLAQGPDGSLYVTDDTKGALYRISYKK, from the coding sequence ATGAAAAAGAAACAATTATTAACATCGTTTGTACCGATGATACTTACGGCTACGCTACTGCTTGTAGCCCCGGCCATCCGGTCTGCATTTTACCAGGCTATAAACATCGATAATGATAATGCTGGCCTGAAAATCCCCGCAGGGTTTAATGTCACTATTATTGCTGAAACCGGCGCCAGGCCAAGGCACCTTGTGGTAACCCCTAATGGTTTAATATATATAAAGCTGGCCCGGCCCAATAAAGAAGGTAAAGCCATACTGGTTTTAAAGCAAGCCGCTGATGGTAAAGCCACTATTATATCGGGTTTTGGAAATTATGGCGGCACGGGTATTTATTTAAAAAATGGCTATCTGTATGCTTCATCAAACCAGGAAGTATTCCGATATAAGGTAAATGCTAACTATGAAGTTATTAACCCTAACGAGCCAGAAAAGATCATCACTGGTTTAAAAATGGGGCGCCAGCACGAAACCAAATCAATTGTGCTGGATAATGCCGGCAATATTTATGTAAACATTGGCGCCTATTCAAACTCGTGCCAGGAAAAGGATCGCGAAAAGGGTTCAATGGGCATCAAAGGCTGCCCTATCCTGGATTCGGCGGGTGGCATTTGGATGTTTAAGGCTGATAAACCGAACCAGACATATAAAGATGGCGTACGCTATACTACCGGCTTAAGGAATGTGGTAGGGCTTGACTGGAACCAGCAACTTAACCAGCTGTTTGTGATGCAGCACGGCCGGGATCAACTCCATGACATTTTCCCCGATATGTATACCACTAAAGAATCGGCGTTATTGCCTGCCGAATGTATGTATGCACTTAAGAAAGGGGATAACGCGGGCTGGCCATTTATATACTACGACCAATTGCAGCACAAAAAAATAGTAGCCCCTGAATACGGCGGTGATAAGAAAAAAGAAGGCGACAAATCTATTATTGATCCTGTGGTAGCTTTCCCCGGTCACCTGGCCCCTAACGGATTACTATTTTACACAGGTAACCAATTCCCCGAGCGGTACAAAAACGGCGCTTTTATTGCTTTTCATGGTTCATGGAACCGCGCGCCTGAACCACAAGCTGGTTTTTATGTAGTTTTTCAGCCGTTTAAAAATGGCAAGCCTGATGGCCAATGGGAAGTTTTTGCTGATGGATTTTCAGGCTCGCCTGAAAAAACAGCTTCTGGCCGGGTTGATCATAAACCTTGTGGCTTAGCACAGGGCCCAGATGGTTCGCTATATGTTACCGATGACACAAAAGGCGCTTTATACCGTATATCTTATAAAAAATAA